From Hylaeus volcanicus isolate JK05 chromosome 2, UHH_iyHylVolc1.0_haploid, whole genome shotgun sequence, the proteins below share one genomic window:
- the LOC128872817 gene encoding NADH dehydrogenase [ubiquinone] 1 beta subcomplex subunit 2, mitochondrial-like, whose protein sequence is MLISRGAAILKNGYHYKQAKSVATNLKFVRFSHANWCYRAPPPPGRLDVITAEVTGGIVWWWTLWHLYYGWEVLLKGEIPAPIPEHWTDEELGIPPDDDE, encoded by the exons atgttaatttcacGAGGTGCAgcgattttaaaaaatggatatCACTATAAACAGGCCAAAAGTGTAGcgacaaatttgaaatttgttcgcTTTTCGCATGCGAA CTGGTGTTATCGTGCTCCACCCCCGCCAGGGAGACTTGATGTAATAACAGCAGAAGTAACAGGTGGAATTGTATGGTGGTGGACTCTATGGCATCTTTATTATGGTTGGGAGGTCCTTCTGAAG GGTGAAATACCAGCTCCAATTCCAGAGCACTGGACAGATGAAGAATTAGGAATCCCACCGGATGATGATGAATAA
- the LOC128872813 gene encoding aldehyde dehydrogenase X, mitochondrial, which yields MTRILPDIKYTQLFINNEFVDAQSGKKFPTINPADGTVIVEVSEGDKADVDKAVAAAKKAFSRGSKWRNMDASERGRLMNTFADLLERDLDYIATLETLDNGKPYSNAVFDVNMSVATIRYYAGWCDKILGDTIPSDGNLVTFTRKEPVGVVGQIIPWNYPFLMLAWKWSPALATGCTIVLKPAEQTPLSALYCAALTREAGFPPGVVNVITGYGPTAGAAIAEHPDIRKVAFTGSTDVGHIIMAASAKTNLKRVSLELGGKSPLVIFDDVDVKEAAKIAYDAVFANHGQNCCAGSRTFVHSKIYDEFVRHAKQLASETKVGDPFDSKTQQGPQIDQAMFNKVLGLIKSGKEEGAVIETGGERQGNVGYFIKPTVFSNVTDNMRIAKEEIFGPVQSILKFETLDEVIERANNTGYGLAAGVISKDIDKALVFAQAVQSGSVWVNCYDAITPQTPFGGFKQSGIGRELGADGLELYLETKTVSIKVPTCN from the exons ATGACACGTATATTGCCAGATATCAAGTACACACag TTGTTTATTAACAATGAGTTTGTGGATGCacaaagtggtaaaaaatttcCCACTATAAATCCAGCTGATGGCACTGTCATTGTCGAAGTCTCTGAGGGTGACAAG GCGGATGTAGACAAGGCAGTTGCAGCTGCAAAGAAAGCATTCAGCAGAGGATCAAAATGGCGAAACATGGATGCATCCGAAAGAGGGAGGCTTATGAACACA TTTGCAGATCTCCTCGAACGCGATTTAGATTATATTGCCACTCTTGAAACTCTGGATAATGGAAAACCATATAGTAATGCAGTTTTTGATGTAAACATGAGCGTAGCAACAATTCGTTATTATGCCGGATGGTGCGATAAAATCCTTGGCGACACTATTCCATCAG ATGGAAATCTTGTTACGTTTACGCGAAAGGAACCAGTCGGTGTAGTGGGTCAAATTATTCCTTGGAATTATCCTTTTCTTATGCTGGCATGGAAATGGAGTCCAGCATTGGCTACTGGATGTACTATTGTCTTGAAACCAGCTGAACAGACTCCATTATCTGCTCTTTATTGTGCAGCACTTACTAGGGAAGCTGGATTTCCTCCAGGCGTTGTAAATGTTATTACAGGATATGGCCCAACAGCTGGTGCAGCTATCGCGGAACATCCCGATATTCGTAAAGTCGCATTCACTGGATCCACAGAT GTTGGCCATATAATAATGGCAGCTTCCGCTAAAACAAATCTCAAACGCGTTAGTCTTGAATTAGGAGGCAAGAGTCCCTTGGTCATTTTTGATGACGTCGATG ttaaaGAAGCTGCAAAAATTGCATACGATGCAGTATTTGCAAATCACGGACAAAATTGTTGCGCTGGCTCGCGTACTTTCGTACATTCGAAAATTTACGACGAATTTGTCAGACACGCCAAACAGTTGGCTTCTGAAACGAAAGTTGGCGATCCCTTCGATTCTAAAACTCAACAAGGACCGCAAATCGATCAAGCTATGTTCAATAAGGTCTTAGGATTAATTAAATCGGGAAAAGAAGAAGGTGCAGTAATTGAAACTGGTGGAGAACGTCAAGGCAATGTTGGCTACTTCATCAAG CCTACTGTCTTTTCTAACGTGACCGACAACATGAGAATTgctaaagaagaaatattcggtCCCGTTCAATCcattttgaaattcgaaacgCTTGATGAAGTCATAGAACGCGCAAACAATACGGGATATGGCCTTGCCGCTGGTGTGATTAGCAAAGATATCGATAAAGCATTGGTATTTGCACAAGCAGTACAATCTGGTAGTGTTTG ggTGAATTGCTATGATGCCATTACACCTCAGACTCCATTTGGTGGATTTAAACAATCTGGCATTGGTCGTGAGCT AGGTGCAGATGGATTGGAGTTATATCTCGAAACCAAAACAGTGTCTATTAAGGTGCCAACATGTAATTGA
- the LOC128872812 gene encoding nuclear RNA export factor 2-like, which translates to MASTEDTESIPAWEPLRLTYIKPSFNNQESILAARQDLWHKFIVYNIRQCQLKEIMNRIILACDPEVLLPVKCKEESSNKSTFLVKSASAAIQNLVNQGLCLTMLNGNEIRIDIVLGFLSVTQLPLNPNKIVAQALYYRYERTKKVLNLDDFENEKSLCSIYCPISVPRVLQFVLRCTKVGINHDTTLPVRELSLKYNKITAILLFEKFFNYHLTKLDLRYNNIGDVDYLRYFSEFKISELWLDGNPLCAKYSKCRDYVQAVKNVFPHLQKLDGIIIDTEQKFVPILQSNFLRDGTKTCLIKQFVKHYFTLYDQDDRQVMNGLYDRDALYSMTLGPIVNYVHKQVTKTFIINRNLLKFVDYAKCQEFLLRGPEKIMSALRSQPPTIHNFKSFHVDFLYEGKTDLAISVQGLFSFRDVACPPMFFSKTFIIMQKEDNEYCITNDQYYIDGTPANSNVSSSSESKFDTKTSPKFVPAVFSVSEKEQLLSFLHELTTMNMKFCHQYLEEANWDIRTAITTFMNMYTVNNVPPEAFLL; encoded by the coding sequence atggcaAGCACAGAAGATACTGAAAGTATTCCAGCTTGGGAACCATTGAGATTGACTTACATCAAACCATCTTTCAATAATCAAGAATCAATTTTAGCAGCACGTCAAGATTTATGGCACAAATTCATTGTTTACAATATAAGACAATGTCAATTAAAGGAAATAATGAATAGGATCATTCTTGCTTGTGACCCTGAAGTCCTATTGCCTGTTAAATGTAAAGAGGAATCCTCGAATAAAAGTACTTTCTTGGTGAAAAGTGCTTCTGCTGCTATTCAAAATCTTGTGAATCAAGGTTTATGTCTAACTATGCTGAATGGAAATGAGATACGTATAGATATTGTATTAGGATTTTTATCGGTCACACAGTTACCATTGaatccaaataaaattgtagcaCAAGCATTGTATTATAGATATGAACGTACAAAAAAGGTCTTAAATCTTgatgattttgaaaatgagaAGTCTTTGTGCTCCATATATTGTCCCATATCTGTGCCCAGAGTACTACAGTTCGTTTTGAGATGCACCAAAGTAGGAATTAATCATGATACAACACTACCTGTCCGTGAAttaagtttaaaatataataaaatcacaGCCATTCTACTGtttgagaaattttttaattatcatttgACCAAGTTAGATTtaagatataataatattggaGATGTGGATTATTTACGCTATTTtagtgaatttaaaataagtgAACTCTGGCTGGATGGAAATCCACTGTGTGCAAAATATAGCAAGTGTCGGGACTATGTGCAAgcagtaaaaaatgtttttcctcATCTGCAAAAATTGGATGGAATTATAATAGATACAGAGCAAAAATTTGTTCCTATTCTTCAAAGTAACTTTTTAAGAGATGGTACAAAAACTTGCCTTATCAAACAATTTGTGAAGCATTACTTCACATTATATGATCAAGATGATAGACAAGTGATGAATGGATTATATGACAGAGATGCACTTTACTCTATGACACTGGGGCCTATTGTAAATTATGTTCATAAACAAGTAactaaaacatttattataaataggaatttacttaaatttgttGATTATGCCAAGTGTCAAGAATTCTTATTAAGAGGCCCAGAAAAAATCATGTCTGCATTAAGAAGTCAACCACCTACaatacacaattttaaatcatttcaCGTCGATTTTTTGTACGAAGGCAAAACTGATCTCGCAATTTCTGTACAAGGATTGTTTTCATTCCGAGATGTTGCTTGTCCGCCGATGTTTTTCAGCAAAACTTTCATCATTATGCAAAAAGAAGATAACGAATACTGCATTACCAATGATCAGTATTACATCGATGGAACACCCGCCAACAGTAATGTGTCGAGTAGCAGTGaatcaaaatttgatacaaagACTTCACCAAAATTTGTACCAGCTGTGTTTAGTGTTTCGGAAAAGGAACAACTACTATCGTTTCTGCATGAATTGACTACAATGAACATGAAATTCTGCCACCAGTACCTTGAGGAGGCCAATTGGGATATAAGGACGGCAATTACAACATTTATGAACATGTACACAGTAAATAATGTACCGCCCGAagcttttcttttgtaa